The following proteins come from a genomic window of Sporolituus thermophilus DSM 23256:
- a CDS encoding homocysteine S-methyltransferase family protein, with product MIYLFDGAMGTMLQQAGLTPGQCPEAWNCERPEVVTAIHRRYVESGAAIIETNTFGANRVKLSHYGLARDVARLNTAAVRAARAAAGPHTKIAGSVGPTGKFIAPLGELSFDEACDVFAEQIAALDAAGVDYIIIETIIDLQEMRAALLAAKQTTRKPVICQLSFGADGRTVTGTDPATAAIVLEAMGADIIGANCSLGPAQLVPVVEALAAHTSRPVSVQPNAGMPELVDGKTHFPMGPAELAAWAPRLIAAGASYIGGCCGTTPEHIRAMAEAIRHLGGSGTSVRTVRQGVALTSRSRTVWLGPGHPPVIIGERINPSGRKALAAEIRSGSFLTVKKDALAQVQAGATVLDVNMGVPGIDQAATMGRAVQELSMLVDVPLSIDTTDPAALEAGLKAFPGRALVNSVSAEPERLETFLPLAKKYGAAVLCLPVAPGGVPATANERLAVAKQIVEAALKAGLRPQDLLLDALVLTVAAEGQAARETLATLRLYREHFAYPAVIGLSNISYGLPRRDLMNAAFCAMALAAGLDAPILNPYDPLMQDMLAAAGALLGYDANGKSYSERYGRAAAPSPADPAAEETGDKLDQIRQMVIRGEKEAVTAAVQAALQAGYSPLDITDRALTAAMNEVGEAFGAGRCFLPQVLLSAEAMRAAFEIIKTTLPPNAASRGTVVLATVKGDIHDLGKNIVATLLENSGFTVIDLGKDVAPEVVVAAAREHDADVVGLCALMTTTMPQIDVTIAALRAAGCRAATIVGGAVLTAEYAAQAGADAYAADGVDAVNKVKTLLKKSRHA from the coding sequence ATGATTTATCTTTTTGACGGCGCGATGGGCACGATGCTGCAGCAGGCCGGACTGACGCCGGGACAATGTCCCGAAGCCTGGAACTGCGAGCGGCCGGAGGTGGTAACCGCCATCCACCGCCGCTATGTTGAAAGCGGCGCCGCCATCATTGAAACCAACACCTTTGGCGCCAACCGCGTTAAACTATCCCATTACGGCCTGGCCCGCGACGTTGCCCGCCTCAATACCGCCGCCGTTCGCGCGGCCCGCGCGGCCGCCGGGCCCCACACCAAAATCGCCGGTTCCGTCGGCCCGACCGGCAAATTCATCGCCCCTCTCGGCGAACTCTCCTTTGACGAGGCCTGCGATGTCTTCGCCGAGCAGATTGCCGCTTTGGACGCCGCCGGCGTCGACTATATAATCATCGAAACCATTATCGACCTTCAGGAAATGCGCGCCGCGCTGCTGGCCGCCAAACAGACCACCCGCAAACCGGTCATCTGCCAGCTCTCGTTTGGTGCCGACGGCCGTACGGTCACCGGCACCGACCCGGCCACCGCCGCCATCGTGCTGGAAGCCATGGGCGCCGATATCATCGGCGCCAACTGTTCGCTCGGTCCGGCCCAACTGGTGCCGGTGGTGGAAGCCCTCGCCGCCCACACCAGCCGACCCGTTAGCGTCCAGCCCAATGCCGGCATGCCTGAACTGGTTGACGGGAAAACGCACTTTCCCATGGGTCCGGCGGAACTGGCTGCCTGGGCGCCACGCCTGATTGCGGCCGGCGCTAGCTATATCGGCGGCTGCTGCGGCACCACGCCTGAGCATATCAGGGCCATGGCTGAGGCCATCCGTCACCTGGGCGGCAGCGGTACTTCCGTCCGGACCGTAAGACAAGGCGTCGCCCTCACCAGCCGCAGCCGCACCGTTTGGCTGGGGCCGGGCCACCCGCCGGTTATTATTGGCGAACGCATCAACCCCAGCGGGCGCAAAGCCTTGGCCGCCGAAATCCGCTCCGGCAGTTTTCTGACCGTCAAGAAAGACGCCCTCGCCCAGGTGCAGGCCGGCGCCACCGTCCTGGATGTAAATATGGGCGTGCCCGGCATTGACCAGGCAGCGACCATGGGGCGGGCGGTACAGGAGCTGTCCATGCTGGTCGACGTTCCCCTGTCCATCGACACTACCGACCCGGCTGCCCTGGAGGCCGGGCTGAAAGCCTTCCCCGGCCGGGCGCTGGTCAATTCCGTGAGCGCCGAACCGGAACGGCTGGAAACATTCCTGCCACTGGCAAAAAAATACGGCGCCGCCGTCCTGTGCCTCCCCGTCGCTCCCGGCGGCGTACCCGCTACGGCCAACGAGCGGCTGGCCGTGGCCAAACAAATTGTTGAGGCGGCGCTCAAGGCCGGCCTGCGCCCCCAGGATTTACTCCTTGACGCCCTGGTTCTCACCGTCGCCGCCGAGGGACAGGCCGCCCGGGAAACACTGGCAACCTTGCGCTTGTATCGGGAGCATTTCGCCTATCCGGCCGTCATCGGCCTGAGCAATATTTCCTACGGTCTGCCGCGCCGCGACCTGATGAATGCCGCCTTCTGCGCCATGGCCCTGGCGGCCGGACTCGACGCGCCCATCCTTAACCCTTATGACCCGCTGATGCAGGACATGCTTGCCGCCGCAGGCGCCCTGCTGGGTTATGACGCAAACGGCAAAAGCTACAGCGAACGCTACGGGCGCGCGGCGGCGCCTTCACCGGCGGACCCGGCAGCGGAAGAAACAGGCGATAAGCTCGACCAAATCCGCCAGATGGTCATCCGCGGCGAAAAAGAAGCTGTCACGGCCGCGGTCCAGGCCGCCCTGCAGGCGGGCTATTCGCCCTTGGACATTACCGACCGGGCGCTGACGGCGGCCATGAACGAAGTGGGCGAAGCCTTTGGCGCCGGCCGCTGCTTTTTGCCCCAGGTGCTGCTATCCGCCGAAGCCATGCGGGCCGCCTTTGAAATAATCAAAACAACCTTGCCGCCCAATGCCGCCAGCCGGGGCACGGTAGTGCTCGCCACCGTCAAGGGCGACATCCACGACTTGGGGAAAAATATCGTCGCCACCCTGCTGGAAAATAGCGGGTTTACCGTCATCGACTTAGGCAAAGACGTAGCGCCGGAGGTGGTTGTGGCGGCGGCCCGCGAGCACGACGCCGACGTAGTGGGCCTGTGCGCCCTCATGACCACCACCATGCCCCAGATTGACGTTACCATCGCCGCCCTGCGCGCAGCCGGCTGCCGGGCCGCAACAATCGTCGGTGGCGCCGTCCTGACCGCCGAATACGCCGCCCAGGCTGGCGCCGATGCTTATGCCGCCGACGGCGTCGATGCGGTCAACAAAGTAAAAACCCTGCTGAAAAAGAGCCGCCATGCCTAG